The following is a genomic window from Streptomyces lincolnensis.
ATCTCGACGGCGCCCACGACGGCCATCACCCGCACGTCCAGCGGCCGTTCACCGACGAGGACCCGCCCCGGCGGACCGGCGGACCAGGCGCCGAGCACCGCACCCGCGCGCGTGCGGAAGCCGCAGGCGCGGTCGGTGTGGGGCAACAGCCCGATCCGCCCGCCCGTCAGCCCCTCGTACAACGCGTCCAGCGAGTCGTCGAGATGCCCGAGCAGGTGCTCCAGGTCCCACGCGGCACACGGGGTGCGCCGCTCCAGAGGGCCGTCCCCCACCTCGGCGACGCTCCCCCAGGCGTAGGCGAGCGAACGCTCCAGCAGCTCCCCGGAGTTCACGACAGCACCGGGGACAGGCCGAAGCGGGCGAACAGCTCCGGCTCCAGGAAGGCCGTGATGCGCGCGATCGCACCGCCCCGGACGGCGAGCACCTGCACGGAGTGCGCGCGCAGCACACCGTCCGCGCCCCGCTCGTACATCGCGACGGCCGGCTGTCCGTTCGCCCGGACCGGCACCATCCGCAGCCTCCCCGGCTCGCGCACCCGCGCCCCGAAGAACCGCAGCACGTCCTTCTTCCCGCTGAACCACTCCAGGTGGGGCGGCATCTCCAGCTCGATGCCGTCCTGGAGGAGCCCGAGCAGGGCGTCCAGGTCGGCGTTCTCGAAGGCGGCCATGTAGCGGTCGAGCACCTCGCGGTCGGCGGCGCCCCCGGGTTCGACGACGAGGTCCTCGTCCGGGGCCACCTCGTCGAGCCGGGCACGCGCGCGCTGGAGGGTGCTCTTGACCGCCGCGGTCGAGGTCCCGAGCATCGAGGCGACCTCCGGCGCCCGCCAGGCCAGCACGTCCCGCAGGATGAGCACGGCCCGCTGTCGGGCGGGCAGGTGCTGGAGCGCGGCGACCAGCGCGAGCCGCAGACTGCCGCGGGCCGCCACGACGGTCGCGGGGTCCACGAGCGCCTCGGGCAGCGGCTGGAGCCACGGAACATCCGTCGCGGAGGCCCTCAGCGGCTCCTCAGGGGCCTCTGACGGCCCGCCGAGCCCCGAGGGCAGCGGACGCCGCGCACGGCTCTCCAGCGCCGTCAGACACGTGTTGGTGGCGATGCGGTGCAGCCAGGTCCGCAGGGACGCCCGGCCCTCGTAGCCGTCGTAGGAGCGCCAGGCCCGCAGATAGGTCTCCTGGACCAGGTCCTCGGCCTCGTCCACCGAGCCCAGCATCCGGTAGCAGTGCGCCAGCAGCTCCCGCCGGTACGGGTCTGTCAGCCGTACGAACTCCTCGCGGTCCGAGGTCGTCGCGGTCATGGTGCTCCCTCCGTCACCGATACAGACCGGCGGGAGGGCGAAAAGGCATCGGCCGGTCCCGGAACGATCCGGAACCGGCCGACGTGAACAGTCGCTCAGGAGGGGTGCTCAGAGCGGGAGGGGTGCTTAGAGATCGACTTCCTTCATCAGCATCCCGACCTCGGTGTTGGACAGCCGCCGCAGCCAGCCCGACTTCTGGTCGCCCAGGGTGATCGGACCGAAGGCGACGCGCACCAGCTTGTCGACCGGGAAGCCGGCCTCCGCGAGCATGCGGCGGACGATGTGCTTGCGGCCCTCGTGGAGGGTCACCTCGACCAGGTAGTTCTTGCCGGTCTGCTCGACGACCCGGAAGTGGTCCGCCTTCGCGTACCCGTCCTCCAGCTGGACGCCGTCCTTGAGCTGCTTGCCCAGGTCGCGCGGGATCGGGCCCACGATGTGCGCGAGGTAGACCTTCTTCACGCCGTACTTGGGGTGGGTCAGCCGGTGGGCCAGCTCGCCGTGGTTGGTGAGCAGGATGACGCCCTCGGTCTCGGTGTCGAGCCGCCCCACGTGGAAGAGCCGCGTCTCACGGTTGGTGACGTAGTCCCCGAGGCACTGCCGGCCCTCGTTGTCCTCCATCGTCGAGACGACACCGGCGGGCTTGTTCAGCGAGAAGAACTGGTACGACTGCGTCGCCACGGTCAGGCCGTCGACCTTGACCTCGTCCTTCTCCGGGTCGACGCGCTTGCCCTGCTCCAGGACGATCTCGCCGTTGACCTCGACCCGCGCCTGCTCGATCAGCTCCTCGCAGGCCCGCCGGGAGCCGTAGCCCGCGCGCGCGAGGATCTTCTGGAGCCGCTCGCCCTCCTGCTCGGCGCCCGGGAAGGTCTTGGGCAGCTTGACGTCCTTCTTGCCCGCGTACCGCTCCCGGTTGCGCTCCTCGGCCCGCGTCTCGTACTCACGCGAGGTCGCCGGAGCCGACCGCCCACGCTGCTGGGGCTTCTTCGGCCCGCCCTTGGCGCCGCCGCGGGCCGCGCCGCCGCGCCCCGCCTTCGGGCCCTCGTGGGACGCGCCGGGGCCCACGTCGTAGCGGCGCTCCTCCGGGCGCGGCTTCTTCGGCCTGCCGCCCTGCTTGTCGTCCCGGTCGTTCCCGGCACCGCGGTGGTTACCGCGGCCACCGCTGCTCCCGCCGCGGCCGCCGCTGTTGCCACCACGGCTCCCGCCGTTGTTTCCGCTGCTGTTCCTGCCGCTACTGCTTCGCATCAAAGTTCCGTCTAGTCGTCTGTCTCGGGTGTGTCCGGCGCGTCAGGAGCGTCCGGATCGAACGACGGGACGCCTTCCTGGGTCTCGGCCTCGATCGCCTCCGCCTCCGGGAGGAAGGGCGCGAGCTCCGGGAGCTCGTCCAGGCCGCGCAGGCCCATCCGCTCCAGAAAGTAGTTCGTCGTCGTGTACAGGATCGCACCTGTTTCGGGTTCCGTGCCCGCCTCCTGGACCAGACCCCGCTGGAGGAGGGTGCGCATCACACCGTCGCAGTTGACTCCGCGCACCGCGGAGACCCGGCTGCGGCTGACCGGCTGGCGGTAGGCGACGACCGCGAGCGTCTCCAGCGCGGCCTGGGTGAGCCGGGCCTGCTGGCCGTCCAGGACGAAGCCCTCGACGGCCGCCGCGTACTCGGGACGGCTGTAGAAACGCCAGCCGCCCGCGATCAGCCGCAGTTCGAAGCCGCGCCCCTGCACGGTGTAGTCGTCGGCCAGCTCGCGCAGCGCGTCCGCGATCTGCCGCTCGGGCCGCTGGAGGATCTTCGCCAGGTGCTCCTCGGTCGCGGGCTCGTCCACGACCATGAGTACGGCCTCCAGGGCCGGCTTGAGATCGAGGTCGGCGACGGTACGCAGCCCGGCCGGGACCTCGGTGCTCTCCTCGCTCACGCCTTCTTCTCCTTGGCCTCGTCCTTGGGCACCTCGGGCGGCCGGTCGAACTCGTCCGTGACCGTCGGCGTCTCCTCCCCGTCCCCGCCGGTCCAGCGCACCAGCAGCTCCCCGAGAGCGGTCTCCTGGTCCAGCGCCACGGCCTTCTCGCGGTACAGCTCCAGCAGAGCCAGGAAACGGGCCACGACGGTGAGGGTGTCCTCGGTGTCCTCGATCAGTGACCGGAAGCTGGCCTCGCCGAGCTCCTTCAGCCGCGCCACCACGATCTGCGCCTGCTCCTGCACACTGACCAGCGGCGCGTGGATGTGGTCGACGTACACCTGCGGCTTGGGCTTGGGCTGCATCGCCTTGACGGCGAGCTTGGCGAATCCTTCCGCCCCGATCCTGATGACCACCTCGGGCAGCAACTCGGCGTGGTGCGGTTCCAGTCCGACGGTACGGGGATAGCGCCGGGCCTCCTCGTCCAGCCGCCCGCTGAAGATCTCGGCGATCCGCTTGTACGCCCGGTACTGGAGCAGCCGCGCGAACAGCAGGTCCCGCGCCTCCAGCAGCGCCAGATCCGCCTCGTCCTCCACCTCGGCCGCGGGCAGCAGCCTGGCCGCCTTCAGATCGAGCAGCGTGGCGGCCACGACCAGGAACTCGGTCGTCTGGTCCAGATCCCAGTCCGGCCCCATCGCCCTGATGTGCGCCATGAACTCGTCGGTCACCTTCGACAGCGCGACCTCGGTGACGTCCAGCTTGTGCTTGGAGATCAGCTGAAGCAGCAGATCGAAGGGGCCCTCGAAGTTCGCCAGCCGAACCTTGAAGACACCGTCGGGAGTCTCGTCGGGCTCGGCGTCCGGCGGTACGGCTTCCCGCTCGCCCGCGTCGTGCCCGCCGGTGTCGGGCCGAGGCTCGACCTCGGGCTCGGCCTCAGGCCCAGGCTCGACCTCAGGCTCGGGCTCGGGTGCCGTACCCGGTCCCCGCCCCAGCGCACGCCGACGACCGGCTGCTGAGCCGGCGGCGGTGGCGTCGTTCGAGGTCATGGCCCTCGCAGGCTACCGCTACCGCCCGCGCAGTCGTCGTACGAGAATGCTCGCGTCTCCGCGGGACTCCAGATCGGCCAGCACGACGGCGACCGCCTCGCGGACGATCCGCCCGCGGTCGACGGCCAGCCCGTGTTCGCCGCGCAGGACCAGACGCGCGTGCTCCAGGTCCATGAGCTCCTCGGCGGAGACGTAGACCGTGATCTTCTCGTCGTGGCGTTCGCGTCCGCTGGGCCGGCGTGAAGGGCTCCGCCCGCGCTTGCGGGGCTGGGCGTTGGCGGCGGCCGTGGCAGAACCTTCCTGCGGCCCCTGACGTCGCCCCGAGCGGTCCCCTCCGGCCCCGCGGCTGCGGGACTCGCCGCCATCGGCCGACTCCGGCTCCGCGGCCACGTGCTCCGCGCCCTCGCCGTCACCGCCCTGCGCGGGCACCGACTGCGGCGCGTCCTCGGGCGACGGGGCCGCGGCCCCGTCGCTCTCCCCCGCCGGAGCCGGCACCCGGGCCTCGCCGTTGGCCGGGCGCCGGGGAGTGGACGACTGGAGCGCCATTCCCCCTGTCGTACGGAACAGTTCGTCGGCCCCCGGCAGACTCACTCGGCGTGACACCGGGCGAGCACCTCCCTGGCGAGCTGACGGTAGGCGGCGGCGCCGACGGAGTTGGAGGCGTACGTGGTGATCGGCTCTCCGGCGACCGTGGTCTCCGGGAAGCGGACCGTGCGCCCGATGACCGTGTGGTAGACGTGGTCGTCGAACGCCTCGACGACCCGCGCGAGCACCTCACGGCTGTGCACGGTGCGCGAGTCGTACATCGTGGCGAGGATCCCGTCGAGCTCCAGCTCGGGGTTGAGCCGCTCCTGGACCTTCTCGATGGTCTCCGTCAGCAGCGCGACACCACGCAGCGCGAAGAACTCGCACTCCAGTGGCACTATCACCTTGTGCGCGGCCGTCAGGGCGTTCACCGTGAGCAGGCCGAGCGAGGGCTGACAGTCGATCACGATGTAGTCGTAGTCGGCCATGAGCGGCTTCAGGGCGCGCTGGAGCGTCGACTCGCGCGCGACCTCGGA
Proteins encoded in this region:
- a CDS encoding pseudouridine synthase yields the protein MRSSSGRNSSGNNGGSRGGNSGGRGGSSGGRGNHRGAGNDRDDKQGGRPKKPRPEERRYDVGPGASHEGPKAGRGGAARGGAKGGPKKPQQRGRSAPATSREYETRAEERNRERYAGKKDVKLPKTFPGAEQEGERLQKILARAGYGSRRACEELIEQARVEVNGEIVLEQGKRVDPEKDEVKVDGLTVATQSYQFFSLNKPAGVVSTMEDNEGRQCLGDYVTNRETRLFHVGRLDTETEGVILLTNHGELAHRLTHPKYGVKKVYLAHIVGPIPRDLGKQLKDGVQLEDGYAKADHFRVVEQTGKNYLVEVTLHEGRKHIVRRMLAEAGFPVDKLVRVAFGPITLGDQKSGWLRRLSNTEVGMLMKEVDL
- a CDS encoding segregation and condensation protein A, with product MTSNDATAAGSAAGRRRALGRGPGTAPEPEPEVEPGPEAEPEVEPRPDTGGHDAGEREAVPPDAEPDETPDGVFKVRLANFEGPFDLLLQLISKHKLDVTEVALSKVTDEFMAHIRAMGPDWDLDQTTEFLVVAATLLDLKAARLLPAAEVEDEADLALLEARDLLFARLLQYRAYKRIAEIFSGRLDEEARRYPRTVGLEPHHAELLPEVVIRIGAEGFAKLAVKAMQPKPKPQVYVDHIHAPLVSVQEQAQIVVARLKELGEASFRSLIEDTEDTLTVVARFLALLELYREKAVALDQETALGELLVRWTGGDGEETPTVTDEFDRPPEVPKDEAKEKKA
- the scpB gene encoding SMC-Scp complex subunit ScpB — its product is MSEESTEVPAGLRTVADLDLKPALEAVLMVVDEPATEEHLAKILQRPERQIADALRELADDYTVQGRGFELRLIAGGWRFYSRPEYAAAVEGFVLDGQQARLTQAALETLAVVAYRQPVSRSRVSAVRGVNCDGVMRTLLQRGLVQEAGTEPETGAILYTTTNYFLERMGLRGLDELPELAPFLPEAEAIEAETQEGVPSFDPDAPDAPDTPETDD
- a CDS encoding sigma-70 family RNA polymerase sigma factor, giving the protein MTATTSDREEFVRLTDPYRRELLAHCYRMLGSVDEAEDLVQETYLRAWRSYDGYEGRASLRTWLHRIATNTCLTALESRARRPLPSGLGGPSEAPEEPLRASATDVPWLQPLPEALVDPATVVAARGSLRLALVAALQHLPARQRAVLILRDVLAWRAPEVASMLGTSTAAVKSTLQRARARLDEVAPDEDLVVEPGGAADREVLDRYMAAFENADLDALLGLLQDGIELEMPPHLEWFSGKKDVLRFFGARVREPGRLRMVPVRANGQPAVAMYERGADGVLRAHSVQVLAVRGGAIARITAFLEPELFARFGLSPVLS
- a CDS encoding TIGR03086 family metal-binding protein; translated protein: MNSGELLERSLAYAWGSVAEVGDGPLERRTPCAAWDLEHLLGHLDDSLDALYEGLTGGRIGLLPHTDRACGFRTRAGAVLGAWSAGPPGRVLVGERPLDVRVMAVVGAVEIAVHGWDVAQACGRPRPIPVALAAELLPLARCLVAEEDRGVRFAAPVAVPDRARPDARLLAFLGRRDSFPG